Proteins encoded by one window of Equus przewalskii isolate Varuska chromosome 24, EquPr2, whole genome shotgun sequence:
- the GADD45A gene encoding growth arrest and DNA damage-inducible protein GADD45 alpha: MTLEEFSAGEQKTERMDKVGDALEEVLSKALSQRTITVGVYEAAKLLNVDPDNVVLCLLAADEDDDRDVALQIHFTLIQAFCCENDINILRVSNPGRLAELLLLEPDASPAASEGAAQPPDLHCVLVTNPHSSQWKDPALSQLICFCRESRYMDQWVPVINLPER; encoded by the exons ATGACTCTGGAGGAATTCTCGGCTGGCGAGCAGAAGACCGAAAG GATGGATAAGGTGGGGGATGCCCTCGAGGAAGTGCTCAGCAAAGCCCTGAGTCAGCGCACCATCACGGTCGGGGTGTACGAGGCGGCCAAGCTGCTCAATGT CGACCCTGATAACGTGGTGCTGTGTCTGCTGGCGGCGGACGAGGACGACGACAGGGATGTGGCCCTGCAGATCCACTTTACCCTGATCCAGGCCTTCTGCTGCGAGAACGACATCAACATCCTGCGCGTCAGCAACCCGGGCCGGCTGGCCGAGCTCCTGCTCCTGGAGCCCGACGCGAGCCCGGCGGCCAGCGAGGGCGCCGCGCAGCCCCCGGACCTGCACTGCGTGCTGGTGACG AATCCACATTCATCCCAATGGAAGGATCCCGCCTTAAGTCAACTTATTTGTTTTTGCCGGGAAAGTCGCTACATGGATCAGTGGGTGCCAGTGATTAACCTCCCTGAACGGTGA